The Gadus morhua chromosome 18, gadMor3.0, whole genome shotgun sequence DNA segment CTTTGTCCAAACCATGATATACACAAAATAATTGTTCTCAAGAGGCAAAGATAAGGATGTAACGAATATGAAGTATATTTGtttgcgtgtttctgtgtgtgtatgtgtgaccaTGTCCACAATCCAAAACTGGCTACAAAGACTAATACATTTGTACACCTCGTACTGCCCAGCATTCAATCAAAACCACTTCATCAACGcagtttcattttattttcaaactATAATCAACCGAGTACTGGAATTCAATTTATTTAACTGTATTTTGTTCTCAATGACATAGCTGTGATTTTCTCAGCATTTGAGTTGTGAAAGACTGAATAAACCTGGTCTTAAAACCGCTGTATACACTGTACTCGTGGCTCTATCTATTTTCTAACTGTTTTGGTCATGTTAGATTTAATTTTTGTATGTGCGTTTTGTATGTACGTTTTAAATTATATCTGTTGGCACTGAAATACATGTCCATCGGTAGGTAGAACCATCTAACCACATCACAGTCCTAAAGTCCTAAACTACAATTTTTCTTAATTGTAATAATCATAAATCGCCGTATCGTTTCTTCATGCAATGCATTTCCCCAACAATAAAACCATTATCTGCATTATCTCTAATCAGATGTCCTTTGGACCAAAACGGATGGACAGAGTAGATTGCACATGTTTATGTTGGGTCTCTTACACACATTCACTAGCTTCTCTTCCCTCTTTCCCACACATTTTTACAGAGAGACTATTgtatgtctgcctgcctgtgcctgcctacctgtatgtctgtgtctgtccttctgtctaaCTGTCTGTGTCTTATGATGTTGTACCCTATAATGGGTTAATAATGTGTCATTTCCCTGTCGCCCCATGGTGACTGTTAACACGCCTACATCTTATCAAAACATATGGGTCACAGCCAGTTGTATAACCACCTGAACTCTTGGTCAAAGCAGGTTTTACCGTCTTCATCTCTGATAAGCCAAGAGTGGAGAGGTATTTAACAGTGTTGTGGGAAACCTTTCCCTTGCCATCCACAGAGCATTCTGGTAAACACGTTGCAGGATTAACAGGAAAAGTTTAAAACTGCTTAATGTAAGTTGTACTTGTATTACTTTTATATTGCATTTTGTACGTCGTAAAGTCTAAGTTTAATGCCAGGTGGAAAAGTGTATGGATGGACTTGTAGGCTatactagtactagtagtagtggaaaaacacattgttgtagTAATCTCCCTTGAGTGTGTCTTTCTATTAATATCCAAACGTAGCGTTCTTTCTTTGCAGTTCTGTGGACCTTTCTACATATTGCACTAATAGATTAGTATGCCTTGTTCTGACGACTtcattattttggccattttagcATGAAGTAATGCAATACATATCGACCTTAAATATAAGTTACTGTGTCTGAGAACatctttgtgtatttgtgtgtgtgtatatgtgtctactatgcatgcacatgtgagtgtgtgcatgtgtatatgagTCTAAGCAtacttttttgtttgtgtgtgcatgcctttgtGTGGGCTACAGAGCCATGGATGTGCGGCGCGTACTGTGCTGTGGTCTCTCTTGTCTATTGGTGTTCAAGGTGCTCATATTCCTCACCGTTGCCGCTGTCACTGTGACATTGATCACACTCTTGACTCAGGCAATCACatgtaagaacacacacacacacacacacacacacacacacacacacacacacacacacacacacacacacacacacacaggccaagatgcttacacatgcaaacacacacagccaagcacACATGTGATAACATATctgtacacatacaaatatCTACATAAATCAGGAGGGTCTTAATCACTGTAGTAACACACTGTTGTGATACATACATTGCATTAAGTCTTTCTGGtatcctctttcttctccttctcctgtccgctcctcttctctccctcctcaccctcctctccctctaacTCTCTAAAGACCCATACCCAACCGTTCCCTCCCAGGACCCCCCCTACCTGATCGGGGTGGGTCGCGCCGATTGTACTGGACCTCCTGCTGATATCCCTCTGGTCTGTTTGTcgcaagaccacacacacactctcactctctctgactcccgcTCTGTCTTTGTATCTCTACCgtttcttactctctctcgttctctctctctctcgttctcgttctcgttctcgttctctctctttctctctctctctctctctctctctctctctctctctctctctctctctctctctctctctctctctctctctctctcttccccccccccccccccccctagatgGGCTATGCTGTTCCCCAGCAGACAGCGGCCGGCATCCACACCCGTCTGTTCAGCAGGGCCTTCATCGTGGACGACGGGCATAAGAGGGTGGTCTTCATCACCGCCGATATCGGGATGGTTTCTCAGAGGCTGAGACTtgaggtctgtctgtcagtctgtcttttGGACAGTAGATCAATGGCGGAAGGAAGGGCAATATTTCTGACTTTCTGTTTTATCACTGTGTCATGTCTGGCTTTCTGCtggacgtctgtctgtctgtctgtctgtctgtctgtctgtctgtctgtctgtctgtccatctcacTGTATCTCCTGGTACATATCTATAAAGATTGTTCTTTTGTCTGTCTCACCTTTTTCCAATTCGCTGTAAttctgtgagtctgtctgttgatctgtctgtctgcctctctatctgtttgactgtctgtctctattTCCTTATATCTCCTGatattcattatatatatacagtatatgtatgtatgtatgtatgtatgtatgtatgtatgtatgtatatatatgtatatatatatatgtatagacatacatttattgatataaatatgcatatatattgtcTCTTGCAGGTCCTGAAGGCCCTTCAGGTGAAGTATGGGACCCTGTATCGCCAGGACAACGTGGTTCTGAGTGGGACCCACACCCATGGGGGTCCGGCCGGATACTTCCAGTACACCTTGTTCATAATCACCAGCAAGGGCTACGTCAAGCCCGCCGTCAAGGCCCTGGTGGACGGCAtcgtccaggtgtgtgtgtgtgatgcacacACTGTGACACAAATAAGATGGATGAAGACGCCATCTGAATTTCAGAGGATAGCCATAGCCCAGCACGTCCTTGTCAATCTCTTTGTAACTACAATGAATGAGTAACACCGCTCTGTTGGTCTCCAGAGCGTAGACAGAGCCCACCGCAGCATCAGGCCGGGCCGGATCTACATGAGCCAAGGAACCCTGGAGGACAGCAGCCTGAACAGGAGCCCCCAGTCCTACCTCAACAACCCCCAGAAGGAGAGGGACAGGTGGGCtggaggaggacctggaggggcttgttggggtgggggtagtGATTGttatgatgaggaggatgatgaggatgatgatgctgaatgaggtggtggggatggtgatgctgatggtggtggcggtgggggggggggggtgaccatGGTGGTGctgattgtggtggtggtggtgttgatgctgATTATAATGATGTTGGTTCTGCTGATGTTGACTATGTAGGTCGTgattgtggtggggggggggggggggggggggggatggttacGCTGATGACGGTGTTGGTGATGATGAGTGTGGatattgtggtggtggtgtaagtgGTGACGGTGCTGTGGTGCATCATTACAATGATGATGACAAAACAGACTCAATGCATTTCGTATGCAATGTGTGCGGATAAAGCTCAAACGTATTGATTCCATTTCTCATCGTCTATAAGGTATGAAACCAATACGGACAAACAGGTGGTGGTGCTCAGGCTGACGGATCTGGACGGAGATGGTGTTGGTATGCTGAGGTACGGAACATACCCCGACTGTGGAAAGAAACTCTGAACAAGGAGGGAATGAGCTGTTCCTTTCAGAATTGTTTCCGTATGTAATTGTTTTGCAAGTAATGAATGTCCCGCCCTTCCTGTCAGCTGGTTCGCTGTCCACGCTGTCAGTATGAATTACACCAATCAGATGATCAGCAGTGACAACATGGGATACGCCGCCTACCTTTTAGAACAGGACAAGAACAGAGGGTCCTTACCTGgaaaggtgtgcgtgtgtgtgtgtgtgtgtgtgtgtctgtgtttttgtgtgtgttttttctgcaCTTTTAACATTTCAGTGATATCTAATATAAAATATACCAAAAGTTGCCGCAATCAAGTTATTTTTAACTGAGCCTACATCcctctgtccatccctctgtctTCTTGTCTGCTTCAGGGTCCGTTTGTGGCTGGGTTTTCCTCCAGTAACCTTGGCGACGTCAGTCCCAACACCAGAGGCCCGGTGTGTGCCAACACTGGTCTGCCCTGCGACTACCTCAACAGCTCCTGTCCTATAGGAGGGGtgagcgcacacgcacgcatgcatgcacgcatgtacgcgcgcacagatacacaccaaaTTAAATGTGTCTGTATGggtgtatgtgactgtgtgtgtagacAAAGATGTGTCAAGCATATGGCCCGGGTGAGGACATGTTTGAAAGCACCCGACTCATCGGACACAACATCTACAAGAAGGCCAAGGTACTGTCTGTCTttcctctgtctatctgtctgtctgtctgccctttAAGTACTGCATGGCACccttatgtctgtctgtctgtctgtctgtctgtctgtctgtctgtctgtctgtctgtctgtctgtctgtctgtctgtctgtctgtctgtctgtctgtctgtcctcctgtccttGATGCGGCCTGGCAAAATGTCACATCTGCCTTCTAAGGATGATGTGAAATGGCAGACAGATGGTATCCTAGTTCTCTAATAGGAATCTCTAAGTCAGAACAGGCTTCAAGAAGGAGAAGTTATATAGGTGGAATGTCATTTAATCCAAAAATATGCTAGGCAGCTGTGTGCTAACCCATTGAAGTCTCTTGTCCTTGTTtctatgtgagagagagtagaaaTATGCTaagattttttcttttctttttttaatgtttcgtaTTGTTGATTGACATTGCCAATGTGGTAGAAGTCATCAGACAGCAAAAATAAATTGCTGGTGAGGAATGCTGTTTTGTTGATAAGATTTCAATTGAAAATTAACAACTATTTAATACTATATAATCCTATACTAAAGAAATAATAttggcaaaataaaataaaacattattagCGTGATTATAATGAGCTTACAAGATGTGAAATCACATTCTCATCTTCCCAATCATTCTTATGGCGTTGTCCTCATCTGGTGTGTGGTTGCTGCCCCCTTTAGGAACTGTATGGTAAGGCAGACTGGGAAGTGACAGGGTTTCTGCATGCTGCTCATCAGTG contains these protein-coding regions:
- the asah2 gene encoding neutral ceramidase isoform X1, whose translation is MDVRRVLCCGLSCLLVFKVLIFLTVAAVTVTLITLLTQAITYPYPTVPSQDPPYLIGVGRADCTGPPADIPLMGYAVPQQTAAGIHTRLFSRAFIVDDGHKRVVFITADIGMVSQRLRLEVLKALQVKYGTLYRQDNVVLSGTHTHGGPAGYFQYTLFIITSKGYVKPAVKALVDGIVQSVDRAHRSIRPGRIYMSQGTLEDSSLNRSPQSYLNNPQKERDRYETNTDKQVVVLRLTDLDGDGVGMLSWFAVHAVSMNYTNQMISSDNMGYAAYLLEQDKNRGSLPGKGPFVAGFSSSNLGDVSPNTRGPVCANTGLPCDYLNSSCPIGGTKMCQAYGPGEDMFESTRLIGHNIYKKAKELYGKADWEVTGFLHAAHQWVNMTDVTVQINSTHTARTCKPALGHSFAAGTTDGGGDLNFTQGAVEGDPFWDGIRNALVGEPSNETQECHRPKPILFSTGEMSWPVPWHPEIVDVQIITIGSVAVVAVPGEMTTMSGRRIREAIKQELDSGSSFEDTTVVIAGLSNTYTHYITTYEEYQIQRYEGASTIYGPHTLGAYLQKYTNLARAIAQGTESELQRGPEPPYFAKLPNLLPAAPVDKKPVNSSFGQVLEQVLPVYRVGDVVSVTFVAGNPRHSGDIRDKTFVTVEVFQNTSSSWEVVHTDASWETRFHWVKGSNRESNATVEWHIPASAQQGSYRIQHFGHYKKMVGFRPLITAYQGSSDVFAVSHTYYY